In a genomic window of Dyadobacter fermentans DSM 18053:
- a CDS encoding TonB-dependent receptor yields the protein MNGKSLLFRAFAATLLLCCLFVSPESMGQVTTSSINGFITDAAGEFLPGATVTAVHEPSGTTYGTVTTEAGRYTFPSVRIGGPYKVTVSYVGFSEQSRTNIFAELGLAASVNITLQEGGTQLEEVLISSSAGQMFNGERTGAASSINTEQLRTLPTVTRSISDFTRLSPQSNGGNSFGGRDGRYNNFQVDGANFNNGFGLNDNPLPGGGGLSIDAIEEIQVNIAPYDVRQSGFSGAGINAVTRSGTNKFTGSAYGFFNNQDLQGKKVNGDDITRPDATSQTLGFRLGGPLIKNKLFFFVNAEHIKKTGSGVGAVNLWKASENGVADPDRNISRTRRADLEAVRNHLINQWGYDPGAYENYANDNSEKTTSFLARIDWNINAKNKLAVRYNQVESSAPSLVNANSGANPRTPFETGRVSSLSMAFANTMYNTKNIVRSITAELNSELTPRLSNQFLATYSRIQATRSSPSREFPMIDIGFAGDSLRNTGVTTYQNYISAGYELFTYGNDVLNDNFIITNNLNYAVGRHNFTAGASFEMQKFGNRYLRNGTSYYRYASVEEFLATGTPNEGAPLQFALTYPYEGQDPYAPVKYGLPSIYIQDKFDISDRFTLTAGIRAEMPVFLNSLTRNASVDTLQLLGVGGGMRTYDTGSWPKTRVMLSPRVGFRWDAKGDNSLILRGGTGIFAGRVPFVWLTNMPSNLGVIQNTVEPGSYAASAPWIGDIRFQPDKYYWLNNTPASAQNVFIKNPRAGLPSTLALVDENFKMPQIWRTSFGVDYKIPGTPFAITGDVIYTKDIQAVYQFGANRKAPTQRMNYSGDDREFYPNTGAYQYNSKIGANSVSVLTNTTKGHSINATIGLTMQARRGFYGSLYYSHTSAKTTTDNNGSNASSAWGATPNINNPNDLRLYSSDGALPHRLIGTLSYRIEYANHLASTFSLYYNGANQGRLSYTYNGDMNGDAIGADILYIPRNASELTFANSTVNGVTFTAEQQRDAFEAYIKGNSYLNENRGKYAARNGDLMPWLNRFDFKFLQDIFTNIGKSKHTLQLSVDVINVGNLLSSKWGVRQEIISGANMPLRRASVTPDGVPTFTMNAVQVGGKTVLPTSVFRDITTTSTTWSMLVGVRYLF from the coding sequence ACGGGAAAAGTTTACTCTTCCGGGCTTTTGCGGCCACGTTACTACTCTGTTGTTTATTCGTCAGTCCCGAGTCGATGGGGCAGGTGACCACTTCATCAATCAACGGTTTCATCACTGACGCGGCCGGTGAATTTCTGCCGGGCGCCACAGTCACTGCCGTGCACGAGCCTTCCGGTACCACCTACGGTACCGTCACCACCGAAGCCGGCCGTTACACATTTCCTTCGGTCCGTATCGGCGGGCCTTACAAAGTCACCGTTTCTTACGTGGGCTTCTCGGAGCAAAGCAGAACGAATATTTTTGCCGAACTCGGACTTGCCGCGAGCGTTAATATCACGCTTCAAGAGGGCGGAACGCAGTTGGAGGAAGTATTGATTTCTTCCAGTGCCGGACAGATGTTCAACGGCGAGCGCACCGGCGCAGCTTCCTCGATCAACACCGAGCAGCTCCGCACTTTGCCTACGGTAACCCGGAGCATTTCCGACTTCACCCGCCTGAGCCCGCAATCCAATGGCGGCAACAGCTTCGGCGGCCGCGACGGGCGCTACAACAACTTCCAGGTCGACGGTGCCAATTTCAACAACGGTTTCGGATTGAACGACAACCCGCTTCCGGGCGGAGGAGGTCTGTCGATCGACGCCATTGAGGAAATCCAGGTGAACATTGCCCCTTACGATGTGCGCCAGAGCGGTTTTTCCGGCGCAGGCATTAATGCCGTGACCCGCAGCGGTACCAACAAATTCACCGGTTCGGCATACGGTTTTTTCAATAATCAGGATTTACAGGGAAAGAAAGTAAATGGTGACGACATTACTCGTCCCGACGCGACAAGCCAGACACTCGGTTTCAGACTGGGCGGGCCGCTGATCAAGAATAAATTGTTTTTCTTCGTCAATGCGGAACATATCAAGAAGACCGGCTCGGGCGTGGGTGCGGTTAACCTGTGGAAAGCATCTGAAAACGGCGTTGCCGATCCCGACAGGAACATTTCAAGAACCAGAAGGGCCGATCTCGAAGCAGTACGCAACCACCTGATCAACCAATGGGGATATGATCCGGGCGCTTACGAGAATTATGCAAACGATAACAGCGAAAAAACCACTTCGTTCCTTGCCCGCATCGACTGGAACATTAATGCTAAAAACAAGCTGGCCGTACGTTACAACCAGGTTGAAAGCTCCGCTCCGTCGCTGGTGAATGCCAACTCGGGTGCAAACCCGCGTACGCCGTTCGAAACGGGCCGTGTGAGCTCGCTGTCGATGGCATTCGCAAACACGATGTACAATACCAAAAACATCGTTCGCTCCATCACTGCGGAGTTAAATAGCGAACTGACCCCGCGCCTTTCCAACCAGTTCCTCGCTACATACAGCCGTATCCAGGCAACACGCAGCTCCCCAAGCCGTGAATTCCCGATGATCGACATCGGCTTTGCCGGTGACAGCCTCAGAAACACGGGTGTTACGACCTATCAGAACTACATCAGCGCAGGTTACGAGCTGTTTACATACGGTAACGATGTTTTGAACGACAACTTCATCATCACCAACAACCTGAACTATGCAGTAGGCCGCCACAACTTTACAGCTGGCGCGAGCTTCGAAATGCAGAAATTCGGTAACCGCTACTTGCGTAACGGAACTTCCTATTACCGCTATGCTTCCGTGGAAGAGTTCCTTGCAACCGGAACTCCCAACGAGGGAGCGCCATTGCAGTTTGCATTGACTTATCCTTACGAAGGTCAGGACCCATATGCGCCTGTTAAATACGGTCTGCCATCAATCTACATCCAGGACAAGTTCGATATCTCAGACCGATTCACACTTACCGCGGGTATCCGTGCTGAAATGCCGGTATTCCTGAACAGCCTTACCCGCAATGCCTCGGTTGATACCCTGCAATTGCTTGGCGTAGGCGGCGGAATGAGAACTTACGATACAGGCTCATGGCCTAAAACACGCGTGATGCTTTCGCCGCGTGTCGGTTTCAGATGGGATGCCAAAGGGGATAATTCTCTTATCCTTCGCGGAGGAACGGGTATTTTCGCAGGCCGTGTGCCATTTGTGTGGCTTACCAACATGCCGTCTAACCTCGGTGTGATCCAGAATACCGTTGAGCCTGGAAGCTATGCGGCTTCTGCTCCGTGGATCGGCGATATCCGTTTCCAGCCCGACAAGTACTACTGGTTGAACAACACTCCTGCAAGTGCGCAGAATGTGTTTATCAAAAACCCGCGTGCAGGTTTGCCTAGCACATTGGCATTGGTTGACGAGAACTTCAAAATGCCGCAAATCTGGCGGACGAGCTTTGGGGTAGATTACAAAATCCCGGGCACACCGTTCGCGATCACGGGTGATGTGATTTACACCAAAGACATTCAGGCAGTGTACCAGTTCGGTGCAAACCGCAAGGCGCCTACCCAGCGGATGAATTACAGTGGCGACGACCGTGAGTTTTATCCCAACACGGGTGCTTACCAATATAACAGCAAGATCGGCGCGAACTCGGTGAGCGTTTTGACCAACACTACCAAAGGACATTCGATTAATGCGACGATTGGTTTGACAATGCAGGCAAGACGCGGATTCTACGGATCGCTTTACTACTCGCATACTTCGGCTAAGACTACCACCGACAACAACGGTTCTAATGCCAGCTCAGCATGGGGTGCAACGCCGAACATCAACAACCCGAACGACCTGAGACTATACAGCTCCGATGGCGCACTTCCGCACCGTCTGATCGGTACGCTCTCTTACCGCATCGAATATGCGAACCACCTGGCATCGACATTCTCGCTGTATTATAACGGTGCAAATCAGGGCCGTCTTTCTTACACTTACAATGGTGACATGAATGGCGACGCGATCGGCGCGGATATCTTGTACATTCCGAGAAATGCTTCCGAGCTTACTTTTGCGAATTCAACCGTAAACGGTGTAACGTTCACAGCCGAGCAGCAACGCGATGCTTTCGAGGCATACATCAAAGGCAACTCATACCTGAACGAGAACCGCGGCAAATACGCAGCACGCAACGGGGATCTTATGCCTTGGCTCAACCGTTTCGACTTCAAATTCTTGCAGGATATTTTCACCAACATCGGCAAATCGAAACATACGCTGCAACTCAGCGTGGACGTGATCAACGTCGGCAACCTGCTGAGCTCGAAGTGGGGCGTTCGCCAGGAAATCATTTCCGGTGCCAACATGCCGCTCCGCCGCGCGAGCGTGACGCCGGACGGTGTTCCAACCTTCACCATGAACGCGGTTCAGGTAGGTGGCAAAACGGTATTGCCAACCAGCGTCTTCCGCGACATTACCACTACTTCCACTACATGGAGCATGCTGGTAGGGGTTCGGTACCTGTTTTAA
- a CDS encoding glycerophosphodiester phosphodiesterase family protein yields MKHFTRQICAALLLAALAHTSQAQPGNCRFTDAEALKNYLKPGQRATPLIMAHQGGTEDAYPGNSMATFERTYSKVPCVLLEFDVRATADSLLVISHDDELALKTNGKGLLSKKKWKDVSKLRLKDPYGSMTEHRIPTFQEVLNWSAGKNIVLIVDKKPETSITRTVQMLQGTGNLYKSVLICYSLEEAKLAHKLAPQLMLALGFSSAENIDSIEQSGLPLEQLVALTPRDMQEESFYQRIHNMSIASSFGTNGGIDTLQTTESRPLYQKIWDSGGADIICTDNPVLVQSIFYKKD; encoded by the coding sequence ATGAAGCACTTCACAAGGCAGATTTGCGCAGCATTGCTGCTGGCTGCCCTCGCACACACTAGCCAGGCACAGCCCGGCAATTGCCGGTTCACCGACGCCGAGGCTCTGAAAAACTACCTCAAACCCGGCCAACGGGCCACGCCGCTGATCATGGCGCACCAGGGCGGTACGGAAGATGCCTACCCCGGTAACAGCATGGCCACTTTCGAACGCACCTATTCCAAAGTCCCCTGCGTGCTGCTGGAATTCGACGTTCGCGCCACGGCAGACAGCCTGCTTGTGATTTCCCACGATGACGAACTGGCATTGAAAACCAATGGCAAGGGATTATTAAGCAAAAAAAAGTGGAAAGATGTCAGCAAACTGAGGCTGAAAGATCCCTACGGCTCCATGACGGAACACCGCATTCCGACATTCCAGGAAGTGCTCAACTGGTCGGCCGGTAAAAACATCGTCCTGATCGTCGATAAAAAGCCTGAAACAAGCATTACCCGGACCGTGCAAATGCTCCAGGGCACGGGCAACCTCTACAAATCGGTGCTGATATGTTATTCGCTCGAAGAAGCTAAGCTCGCGCATAAGCTGGCGCCGCAATTGATGCTGGCCCTCGGATTCAGCAGTGCGGAAAACATCGACAGCATCGAGCAATCGGGATTACCGTTGGAGCAGCTCGTGGCGCTTACGCCCCGCGATATGCAGGAAGAATCATTTTATCAGCGCATCCACAACATGAGCATCGCATCGTCCTTCGGCACGAACGGCGGCATTGATACCCTGCAAACGACCGAGTCGAGGCCATTATACCAAAAGATCTGGGATTCGGGCGGTGCGGACATTATCTGTACGGATAACCCGGTGCTGGTACAAAGTATATTTTATAAGAAGGATTGA
- a CDS encoding patatin-like phospholipase family protein, protein MKALVLGGGSMKGAFQVGVIQAVLENGFEPEMVYGISVGALNATFLANETGKQQAENGKIDWPLAGRKLLEFWIKNITQPQDISKLRSRVMLGMNTLMSRFDGIVDPSPLHLLIRKHLNDDYLRDTPVKVKAGAVNIETGEMKYVPSQDPHYVDFVYASSSIPMLMPAVEIGSQLYLDGGLREVAPIREAIEDGATEIVLIGCHSPLLYQPEGINTRNLITLIERVRDITVNQIVNNNIQWAESYVDRSNLRGKPMKLTVVRPSTPLFLDLQHFNSEDISRLIIEGYRAGVESILKAKDGGESAITEPAVNGAAVRDAARHGPVHSEPNNAT, encoded by the coding sequence ATGAAAGCACTCGTCCTCGGAGGAGGGTCTATGAAAGGAGCGTTTCAGGTAGGTGTGATCCAGGCTGTTCTGGAAAATGGCTTCGAGCCTGAAATGGTGTACGGGATTTCGGTAGGCGCATTGAATGCCACATTTCTTGCAAATGAAACCGGAAAGCAGCAGGCCGAAAACGGCAAAATTGACTGGCCGCTCGCCGGCCGCAAGCTGCTGGAATTCTGGATTAAAAATATCACACAACCGCAGGATATTTCCAAATTGCGCTCGCGCGTGATGCTGGGTATGAACACGTTAATGAGCCGCTTCGACGGCATTGTGGACCCCTCGCCGCTGCATTTGCTCATCCGCAAGCACCTGAACGACGATTATCTGCGCGACACGCCCGTGAAAGTGAAGGCCGGGGCGGTGAATATCGAAACCGGTGAAATGAAATATGTGCCGTCACAAGACCCACATTATGTGGATTTTGTGTACGCCAGCTCGTCGATACCCATGCTTATGCCGGCTGTGGAGATCGGTAGCCAGCTTTACCTCGACGGCGGCCTGCGCGAAGTGGCGCCGATCCGCGAGGCGATCGAAGACGGCGCGACGGAAATTGTCCTGATCGGCTGCCATTCTCCCCTGCTCTACCAGCCCGAGGGCATCAATACGCGCAACCTGATCACGCTCATCGAACGTGTGCGCGACATTACCGTGAACCAGATCGTGAACAATAATATCCAATGGGCGGAATCGTATGTGGATCGCTCCAACCTACGCGGCAAGCCCATGAAACTCACCGTCGTGCGGCCCTCCACGCCACTTTTCCTCGATTTGCAGCATTTCAATTCGGAAGACATTTCGCGGCTGATCATCGAAGGTTACCGCGCCGGGGTGGAATCGATTTTGAAAGCGAAAGATGGCGGAGAATCCGCGATCACGGAACCGGCCGTGAATGGAGCCGCGGTGCGCGACGCCGCCAGGCACGGGCCCGTCCACAGCGAACCAAACAACGCAACATAA